One Candidatus Mikella endobia genomic window carries:
- the prmB gene encoding 50S ribosomal protein L3 N(5)-glutamine methyltransferase has protein sequence MMKKKIHKIITKISTIQEMFFWTVNQFNSAHIYYGHGTDNSWDEALQLILPSLFLPLNFPINKYNLILTFRERIILVNLVLRRIKKRIPVPYLTHKSWFCGLEFYVDKRVLIPRSPISELINNRFKNILSFSPTRILDMCTGNGCIAIACAYTYLKTHIDAVDISPSVLKVTKKNIQLHKVKNRVNVICSDLFCNVPPIHYDLIITNPPYVNKNDINSMPKEFHAEPKLGLIAGNDGLKFVKRILACAFKYLSEEGILICEVGNSMKQLIKKYPQIPFKWLKLNHGGIGIFMLTWKQLIRYKNFF, from the coding sequence ATAATGAAAAAAAAAATTCATAAAATTATTACAAAAATATCTACTATTCAAGAAATGTTCTTTTGGACTGTTAATCAATTTAATTCTGCACATATTTATTATGGTCATGGTACCGACAATTCTTGGGATGAAGCATTACAATTAATATTACCTAGTTTATTTTTACCATTAAATTTTCCTATAAATAAATATAATCTTATATTAACTTTTAGAGAACGTATAATTTTAGTAAATTTAGTTCTTCGTAGAATTAAAAAAAGAATTCCTGTTCCATACTTAACGCATAAGTCTTGGTTTTGTGGTTTAGAGTTTTATGTAGATAAAAGAGTATTAATTCCGCGTTCACCTATTAGTGAATTAATTAATAATCGTTTTAAAAATATATTATCTTTTTCACCTACACGTATTCTTGATATGTGTACTGGAAATGGATGTATTGCTATTGCTTGTGCGTATACTTATTTAAAAACGCATATAGATGCCGTTGATATTTCACCTAGTGTATTAAAAGTTACAAAAAAAAATATACAATTACATAAAGTTAAAAATAGAGTTAACGTTATTTGTTCAGATTTATTTTGTAATGTACCTCCAATACATTATGATTTAATTATTACTAATCCTCCATATGTAAATAAAAATGATATAAATTCTATGCCTAAAGAATTCCATGCTGAACCTAAATTAGGATTAATAGCTGGTAATGATGGTCTTAAATTTGTAAAACGTATTTTAGCTTGTGCTTTTAAATATCTTTCAGAAGAAGGCATTCTAATTTGTGAAGTAGGTAATAGTATGAAACAATTAATAAAAAAATATCCACAAATACCATTTAAATGGTTAAAACTTAATCATGGAGGTATAGGTATTTTTATGTTAACTTGGAAACAATTAATTAGATATAAAAATTTTTTTTAA
- the dnaG gene encoding DNA primase gives MAGYIPRIFIKNLLARTDIVKLINTRLKLKPQHKNFYACCPFHYEKIPSFVVNSEKQFYHCFGCGAHGNAIDFLINYDRLEFIETIEELAASQGIEIPYIKKLNVDNKKELNSRKNLYQLMNKLNNFYQQVLKEQTAVKACYYLQQQRGLSKKIITKFSIGFAPSGWNNILQRFGSSKEDQSLLKKSGMIIVNNNNKSYDRFRERIIFPIRDTQNRIIGFGGRLLDDSHPKYINSPETEIFHKGRHLYGIYEAKQQHLELSQLLVVEGYMDVITLAQFNIDYAVALLGTSITTEHIQLLYRTTDLVICCYDGDLAGRKAAWRTLEKTIPYLNDGRQLRFMFLKEGEDPDQLIRKIGKEAFEQQIKQAYPMSTFLFETLMQKVDLSSPDGKAKLSQLALPLIEKIPGFTLRIYLRQQLGIKIGILDDNQFNKLLLHTSQKLNRLSTNQGIKKTPIRNLISLLIQYPRLSNVVPIVHGLENIIYPGVPLFIELVKICILYPKINTGQLLEFYRDSKYYHYIKTLANCNYLINDQMIESMFIDILKNFYDSILEKRQEKLIAIARYQGLTDKERLELWSLNQALAKRN, from the coding sequence ATGGCTGGATATATTCCACGTATTTTTATTAAAAATTTATTGGCACGTACTGATATTGTTAAATTAATTAACACACGTCTAAAATTAAAACCACAACACAAAAATTTTTATGCTTGTTGTCCATTTCATTATGAGAAGATTCCTTCTTTTGTTGTTAATAGTGAAAAACAGTTTTATCATTGTTTTGGTTGTGGTGCACATGGAAATGCTATTGATTTTTTAATTAATTACGATCGATTAGAGTTTATCGAAACTATTGAAGAACTTGCAGCTTCTCAAGGTATAGAAATCCCATATATCAAAAAATTAAATGTTGATAATAAAAAGGAACTTAATTCTAGAAAAAATTTATATCAATTAATGAATAAATTAAATAATTTTTACCAACAAGTTCTCAAAGAACAAACAGCAGTAAAAGCTTGTTATTATTTACAACAACAACGAGGATTAAGCAAAAAAATTATTACTAAATTTAGTATAGGATTTGCACCATCTGGTTGGAATAATATTCTTCAACGTTTTGGATCTTCAAAAGAAGATCAATCCTTACTTAAAAAATCTGGCATGATAATAGTCAATAATAATAATAAATCCTATGATCGATTTCGAGAACGTATTATATTTCCCATTCGCGACACACAGAATCGCATTATTGGTTTTGGAGGACGTTTGTTAGATGATAGTCATCCAAAATATATAAATTCTCCAGAAACAGAAATTTTTCATAAAGGACGTCATTTATACGGTATATATGAAGCTAAACAACAACATTTAGAATTATCACAACTATTAGTTGTTGAAGGATATATGGATGTTATAACTTTAGCACAATTTAATATAGATTATGCTGTAGCTTTACTAGGTACTTCTATTACTACTGAACATATTCAATTATTATATCGTACTACAGATTTAGTAATCTGTTGTTATGATGGTGATTTAGCTGGACGTAAAGCTGCTTGGCGTACATTAGAAAAAACTATTCCATATTTAAATGATGGTCGACAGCTACGTTTTATGTTTCTAAAAGAAGGTGAAGATCCTGATCAACTAATAAGAAAAATTGGTAAAGAAGCTTTTGAACAACAAATTAAACAAGCATATCCAATGTCTACATTTTTATTTGAAACATTGATGCAAAAAGTAGATTTAAGTAGTCCCGATGGAAAAGCTAAACTAAGTCAGTTAGCATTACCTTTAATAGAAAAAATTCCCGGATTTACATTACGTATTTATTTACGTCAACAATTAGGTATAAAAATAGGTATTTTAGACGATAATCAATTTAATAAACTATTATTACATACATCACAAAAATTAAATAGATTATCTACGAATCAAGGAATAAAAAAAACACCTATACGGAATTTGATAAGTTTATTAATACAATATCCTCGATTATCTAATGTAGTACCAATAGTTCATGGATTAGAAAATATAATTTATCCTGGAGTACCATTATTTATTGAATTAGTTAAAATATGTATATTATATCCTAAAATTAATACTGGACAATTATTAGAATTTTATAGAGATAGTAAATATTATCATTATATTAAAACTTTAGCAAATTGTAACTATTTAATAAATGATCAAATGATTGAATCAATGTTTATTGATATTCTAAAAAATTTTTACGATTCTATACTTGAAAAACGTCAAGAAAAACTTATAGCAATAGCTCGTTATCAAGGATTAACAGATAAAGAAAGACTTGAACTTTGGTCGTTAAATCAAGCTTTAGCTAAAAGAAATTAA
- the rpoD gene encoding RNA polymerase sigma factor RpoD: MKQNSQSQLKLLVTRGKEQGYLTFTEVNDYLSDDMVDSDQIEDIIQMINNMGIQVMEETPEVDDILLVETTTDTDEDTVETTTQVVSNIESEMGHTSDPVRMYMREMGTVELLTKEGEIDIAKRIEEGINQVQCSVAEYPENIIYLLKQYSRIEVGDARLSDIITGFIDPNAEDYISLNTLNVDSKLISNEILEEENLKEEVDVYNTDFDNNIDPEIAKQKFIKLREQYEITSKIIKNYGRNHQKSIIEIINLSEVFKQFRLVPKQFNYLVNNMRTMMERVRTQERIIMKLCVEICKMPKKNFITLFSGNETNFHWLKIALEMNKPWSKNLHEVNNDIHQSIYKLRQIEQETGLTINQVKDINRRMSIGEAKARRAKKEMIEANLRLVISIAKKYTNRGLQFLDLIQEGNIGLMKAVDKFEYRRGYKFSTYATWWIRQAITRSIADQARTIRIPVHMIETINKLNRISRQILQEIGREPTPEELAEYMLIPEDKIRKVMKIAKEPISMETPIGEDEDAHLGDFIEDTTLELPLDSATSESLRAATNDILSGLTVREAKVLRMRFGIDMHTDHTLEEVGKQFDVTRERIRQIEAKALRKLRHPSRSEILRSFLED, from the coding sequence ATGAAGCAAAATTCGCAGTCACAACTTAAGCTACTTGTAACACGTGGTAAAGAGCAAGGTTATTTAACTTTTACAGAGGTTAACGACTATCTTTCTGATGATATGGTTGATTCTGATCAGATAGAAGATATTATTCAGATGATAAATAATATGGGTATACAAGTAATGGAAGAAACACCTGAAGTTGATGATATATTATTAGTAGAAACTACTACTGATACTGATGAAGATACAGTAGAAACTACAACACAAGTTGTATCTAATATTGAATCAGAAATGGGACATACTAGTGATCCTGTACGTATGTATATGCGTGAAATGGGTACCGTTGAATTACTTACTAAAGAAGGTGAAATTGATATTGCTAAACGTATAGAAGAGGGTATAAATCAAGTTCAATGCTCTGTTGCTGAGTATCCTGAAAATATAATTTATTTATTAAAACAGTATAGTCGTATTGAAGTAGGTGATGCTCGTTTATCTGATATTATCACTGGATTTATTGATCCTAATGCTGAAGATTATATTTCTTTAAACACTCTTAATGTTGACTCTAAATTAATAAGTAATGAAATACTTGAGGAAGAAAATCTTAAAGAAGAAGTAGATGTTTATAATACAGATTTTGATAATAATATTGATCCTGAAATTGCCAAACAAAAATTTATAAAATTACGTGAGCAATATGAAATTACTAGTAAAATAATAAAAAATTATGGACGTAATCATCAAAAATCAATAATAGAAATTATCAATCTTTCTGAGGTTTTTAAACAATTTAGATTAGTACCTAAACAGTTTAATTATTTAGTAAATAATATGCGCACTATGATGGAACGTGTGCGTACTCAAGAACGTATTATTATGAAGCTTTGTGTTGAAATTTGCAAGATGCCTAAAAAAAATTTTATTACGTTATTTTCTGGTAATGAAACCAATTTTCATTGGTTAAAAATTGCATTGGAGATGAATAAACCATGGTCAAAAAATTTACATGAAGTTAATAATGATATACATCAAAGTATATATAAATTACGACAAATTGAACAAGAAACTGGTTTAACTATTAATCAAGTAAAAGATATTAATCGCCGTATGTCTATTGGTGAAGCTAAAGCACGAAGAGCTAAAAAAGAAATGATAGAAGCAAATTTACGTCTAGTTATTTCTATAGCTAAAAAATACACTAATCGTGGATTACAATTTTTAGATTTAATTCAGGAAGGAAATATAGGTTTAATGAAAGCAGTAGATAAATTTGAATATCGTAGAGGTTATAAATTTTCTACTTATGCCACATGGTGGATACGTCAGGCTATTACTCGTTCTATTGCTGATCAAGCACGCACTATTCGTATTCCAGTACATATGATTGAAACTATTAATAAATTAAATCGTATATCTAGACAAATTTTACAAGAAATAGGAAGAGAACCTACACCAGAAGAACTTGCTGAATATATGCTTATACCAGAAGATAAAATACGTAAAGTAATGAAAATTGCTAAAGAACCTATTTCTATGGAGACACCTATTGGTGAAGATGAAGACGCACATTTAGGAGATTTTATTGAAGATACTACACTAGAACTTCCATTAGATTCAGCAACTTCTGAAAGTTTACGTGCTGCAACTAATGATATTCTTTCTGGACTTACTGTACGTGAAGCTAAAGTTTTGCGTATGCGATTTGGTATTGATATGCATACAGATCATACTTTAGAAGAAGTTGGCAAACAATTTGATGTTACTCGTGAAAGAATTCGTCAAATTGAAGCAAAAGCATTACGAAAACTACGTCATCCTAGTAGATCTGAAATTTTACGTAGTTTTTTAGAAGATTAA
- the fabB gene encoding beta-ketoacyl-ACP synthase I, whose amino-acid sequence MKRVVITGLGILSSIGNKKQEILSSLKNGQSGITFSQEFKNSGMRSYVWGNIKIDIKGLINKKIARFMNDASIYAFLAMEQAIIDSKLTSKMVSNNRTGLIVGSSSGSSYNQFIGTSNMLTRGIRSVGPYMVTKSMTSGISACLATFFKIRGINYSINSACCTSAHCIGNAMEIIQFGKQDIIFAGGGEELCWEIACKFDAMGVLSTHYNETPSKASRTYDINRDGFVISGGSGILVIEELEHALKRGAYIYAEIIGYGATSDGVNIVTPSGEGAIRCMKMALKTVDTSIDYLNVHGTSTLIGDIKELWAIRKTFGKYQPAFSSTKAMTGHSLGVSGVHEIIFTLLMLEHNFIAPSINIENLDPQAKNMNIITKIKKKKLLTVMSNNFGFGGTNTTIIMRKYK is encoded by the coding sequence ATGAAACGTGTTGTAATTACTGGTTTAGGAATTTTATCTAGTATTGGTAATAAAAAACAAGAAATATTATCATCATTAAAAAATGGACAATCTGGAATTACTTTTTCTCAAGAATTTAAAAATTCAGGTATGCGTAGTTATGTGTGGGGAAATATTAAAATTGATATTAAAGGATTAATTAATAAAAAAATAGCACGGTTTATGAATGATGCTTCTATTTATGCTTTTTTAGCTATGGAACAAGCTATTATTGATTCTAAATTAACTTCTAAAATGGTATCTAATAATCGTACTGGATTAATAGTAGGATCGAGTAGTGGTTCTTCGTATAATCAATTTATTGGTACTAGTAATATGCTTACACGTGGAATACGTAGTGTAGGACCTTATATGGTAACTAAATCCATGACTTCTGGAATATCTGCATGTTTAGCAACATTTTTTAAAATACGAGGTATTAATTATTCTATTAATTCAGCTTGTTGTACTTCTGCACATTGTATAGGTAATGCTATGGAAATTATTCAATTTGGTAAACAAGATATAATATTTGCTGGAGGTGGTGAAGAATTATGTTGGGAAATAGCTTGTAAATTCGATGCTATGGGGGTGTTATCTACTCATTATAATGAAACTCCATCAAAAGCATCGCGTACTTATGATATTAATCGTGATGGTTTTGTTATTTCTGGAGGAAGTGGGATTCTAGTAATAGAAGAATTAGAACATGCGTTAAAACGTGGAGCTTATATTTATGCTGAAATTATCGGTTATGGTGCTACTTCTGACGGAGTCAATATAGTAACCCCTTCTGGAGAAGGAGCTATTCGTTGTATGAAAATGGCATTAAAAACTGTTGATACATCAATAGATTATCTTAACGTTCATGGAACTTCTACTTTAATTGGAGATATTAAAGAATTGTGGGCTATACGTAAAACTTTTGGTAAATACCAACCAGCATTTTCTTCAACTAAAGCTATGACTGGACATTCTTTAGGAGTTTCAGGTGTACATGAAATTATATTTACATTATTAATGTTAGAACATAATTTTATAGCTCCTAGTATAAATATAGAAAATTTAGATCCACAAGCAAAAAATATGAACATAATTACGAAAATCAAAAAAAAAAAATTACTCACTGTTATGAGTAATAATTTTGGTTTTGGTGGAACCAATACAACAATCATCATGAGGAAATATAAATAA
- the smpB gene encoding SsrA-binding protein SmpB: MNKKYQSCLITNIWQNKNIKYKYFIEKELNAGLSLQGWEVKALRANKFNINNSYIILKNGEAYLFGAIFQPLILSFSYIKNDKMRIRKLLLNKHELKFLFNKVKHNNYTIIPLSIYWNKSWLKIKIGIAKGKKEHDKRLDIKKREWKLDKNRLIKFNTK; encoded by the coding sequence ATGAATAAAAAATATCAATCATGTTTAATTACTAATATTTGGCAAAATAAAAATATAAAATATAAATATTTTATTGAAAAAGAATTAAATGCTGGACTTTCATTACAAGGATGGGAAGTTAAAGCATTACGTGCTAATAAATTTAATATTAACAATAGTTATATTATACTAAAAAATGGTGAAGCTTACCTTTTTGGTGCTATTTTTCAACCATTAATTCTTTCTTTTTCGTATATAAAAAATGATAAAATGAGAATTCGTAAATTATTATTAAATAAACATGAATTAAAATTCTTATTTAATAAAGTTAAACATAATAATTATACAATAATTCCTTTATCTATTTATTGGAATAAATCTTGGTTAAAAATAAAAATAGGAATAGCTAAAGGTAAAAAAGAACATGATAAACGTCTAGATATTAAAAAAAGAGAATGGAAACTTGACAAAAATCGTCTTATAAAGTTTAATACAAAATAA
- the grpE gene encoding nucleotide exchange factor GrpE, with amino-acid sequence MSDKEQNTPTNEQISKENKIEEQNKKQTDNSNQMNVLDSRDKRIIELEEELIKVQQKEHDNILRAKAEIENIRRRSEQNIEKAHKFALERFTEELLPVIDNLERTLDMSDKKNSMLASIIEGIELTLKSLLDTVSKFGLNVVGDSPVPFNPELHQAMNLIESDEYEPNQVIMIMQKGYTLNGRLIRPAMVTVSKAKPK; translated from the coding sequence ATGAGTGATAAAGAACAAAATACCCCCACTAATGAGCAAATCTCAAAAGAAAATAAAATAGAAGAACAAAACAAAAAACAAACAGATAATTCTAATCAAATGAATGTTTTAGATTCACGAGATAAACGTATCATAGAACTTGAGGAAGAATTAATTAAGGTTCAACAAAAAGAACATGATAATATATTACGTGCTAAAGCAGAAATTGAAAATATACGTCGACGTAGTGAACAAAATATTGAAAAAGCACATAAATTTGCATTAGAACGTTTTACTGAGGAACTATTACCTGTTATTGATAATTTAGAACGTACACTAGATATGTCAGATAAAAAAAATAGTATGTTAGCATCAATTATTGAAGGAATAGAATTAACACTAAAATCATTATTAGATACTGTAAGTAAATTTGGTCTTAATGTTGTTGGAGATTCTCCAGTACCATTTAATCCTGAGTTACATCAAGCTATGAATTTAATAGAATCTGATGAATATGAACCTAATCAAGTAATTATGATTATGCAAAAAGGGTATACTCTTAATGGACGACTTATTCGTCCTGCAATGGTAACAGTATCAAAAGCAAAACCTAAATAA